From Piliocolobus tephrosceles isolate RC106 chromosome 16, ASM277652v3, whole genome shotgun sequence, the proteins below share one genomic window:
- the ACAP1 gene encoding arf-GAP with coiled-coil, ANK repeat and PH domain-containing protein 1 isoform X4: MTVKLDFEECLKDSPRFRASIELVEAQVSELETRLEKLLKLGTGLLESGRHYLAASRAFIVGICDLAHLGPPEPMMAVYGGGLRGFREARRDFWRGAESLEAALTHNAEVPRRRAQEAEEAGAALRTARAGYRGRALDYALQINVIEDKRKFDIMEFALRLVEAQATHFQQGHEELSQLSQYRKELGAQLHQLVLNSAREKRDMEQRHVLLKQKELGGEEPEPSLREGPGGLVMEGHLFKRASNAFKTWSRRWFTIQSNQLVYQKKHKLDICPLITLSRQDPVTVVVDDLRLCTVKLCPDSERRFCFEVVSTSKSCLLQADSERLLQLWVSAVQSSIASAFSQARLDDSPRGPGQGPGHQAIGSAATLGCGGMARGREPGGAGHVVAQVQSVDGNAQCCDCREPAPEWASINLGVTLCIQCSGIHRSLGVHFSKVRSLTLDSWEPELVKLMCELGNVVINQIYEARVEAMAVKKPGPSCSRQEKEAWIHAKYVEKKFLTKLPEIRGRRGGRGPPRGQPPVPPKPSIRPRPGSLRSKPEPHSEDLGSLHPGALLFRASGHPPSLPTMADALAHGADVNWVNGGQENATPLIQATAANSLLACEFLLQNGANVNQADSRGRGPLHHATILGHTGLACLFLKRGADLGARDSEGRDPLTIAMETANADIVTLLRLAKMREAEAAQGQAGDETYLDIFRDFSLMASDDPEKLSRRSHDLHTL, encoded by the exons CG AGCCTCTATTGAGCTGGTGGAAGCCCAAGTGTCAGAATTGGAGACCCGTCTGGAAAAG CTCCTGAAACTGGGCACTGGTCTCCTGGAAAGTGGGCGCCATTACCTTGCTGCCAGCCGTGCCTTCATTGTCGGCATTTGTGACCTAGCCCACCTGGGTCCACCAGAACCCATGATGGCGGTATACGGAGG AGGTCTTCGGGGTTTCCGAGAGGCTCGCCGGGATTTCTGGCGGGGGGCTGAGAGCCTGGAGGCTGCCCTGACCCACAACGCAGAGGTTCCCAGGCGccgggcccaggaggcagaagaggCAGGAGCTGCTTTGAGGACGGCGCGAGCTGGGTACCGGGGACGGGCACTGGATTATGCCCTGCAG ATCAATGTGATTGAGGACAAGAGGAAGTTTGACATCATGGAGTTT GCGCTGCGTTTGGTGGAAGCCCAGGCTACCCATTTCCAGCAGGGCCACGAGGAGCTGAGCCAGCTGTCCCAGTATCGAAAGGAGCTGGGCGCCCAG TTGcaccagctggtcttgaattctgcACGAGAGAAGAGGGACATGGAGCAGAGACACGTGCTGCTGAAACAGAAG GAGCTGGGTGGGGAGGAGCCAGAACCAAGCTTAAGAGAGGGGCCTGGTGGCCTGGTGATGGAAGGACATCTCTTCAAACGGGCCAGCAACGCATTTAAGACCTGGAGCAG ACGCTGGTTCACCATTCAGAGCAACCAACTGGTTTACCAGAAGAAGCACAAG CTGGACATCTGCCCCCTTATCACCTTATCCCGCCAGGACCCTGTGACTGTGGTGGTGGATGACCTTCGTCTCTGCACAGTGAAACTCTGCCCTGACTCAGAAAGGCGGTTCTGCTTTGAGGTGGTGTCCACCAGCAA GTCCTGCCTCCTCCAGGCTGACTCAGAGCGCCTCCTGCAGCTGTGGGTCAGTGCTGTGCAGAGCAGCATCGCTTCTGCCTTCAGTCAGGCTCGCCTTGATGACAGCCCCCGGGGTCCAGGCCAG gGCCCGGGACACCAGGCCATAGGCTCTGCTGCCACCCTGGGCTGTGGTGGAATGGCCAGGGGAAGGGAGCCTGGGGGAGCCGGGCACGTGGTGGCACAGGTCCAGAGTGTGGATGGCAATGCCCAGTGCTGCGACTGCCGGGAGCCAGCCCCGGAGTGGGCCAGCATCAACCTTGGTGTCACCCTCTGCATTCAGTGTTCTGGCATCCACAG GAGCCTTGGTGTTCACTTCTCCAAAGTCCGGTCTCTGACCCTTGACTCATGGGAGCCAGAACTAGTGAAG CTCATGTGTGAGCTGGGAAATGTCGTCATCAACCAGATCTATGAGGCCCGTGTGGAGGCCATGGCAGTGAAGAAACCAGGGCCCAGCTGCTCCCG GCAGGAGAAGGAGGCCTGGATTCATGCTAAATATGTGGAGAAGAAGTTCCTGACCAAGCTGCCTGAGATTCGAGGGCGAAGAGGTGGCCGGGGGCCCCCAAGGGGGCAGCCTCCTGTGCCCCCAAAGCCTTCCATCAGGCCCCGGCCAGGGAGCTTGAGATCCAAGCCAG AGCCCCACTCTGAGGACCTGGGAAGCCTGCACCCCGGGGCCTTGCTGTTTCGAGCGTCTGGGCATCCTCCATCTCTTCCCACCATGGCTGATGCCCTTGCCCATGGAGCTGATGTCAACTGGGTCAATGGGGGCCAAGAGAATGCCACGCCGCTGATCCAGGCCACAGCTGCT AATTCTCTTCTGGCCTGTGAGTTTCTCCTCCAGAACGGGGCGAATGTGAACCAAGCAGACAGTAGGGGCCGGGGCCCGCTGCACCACGCAACCATTCTTGGCCACACAGG CCTCGCCTGCCTGTTCCTGAAACGGGGGGCTGATCTGGGGGCTCGAGACTCTGAAGGCAGGGACCCTCTGACCATCGCCATGGAAACAGCCAACGCTGACATCGTCACCCT GCTACGACTGGCAAAGATGAGGGAGGCTGAAGCGGCCCAGGGGCAGGCAG gaGATGAGACGTATCTTGACATCTTCCGCGACTTCTCCCTCATGGCGTCAGACGACCCGGAGAAGCTGAGCCGGCGCAGTCACGACCTCCACACGCTGTGA
- the ACAP1 gene encoding arf-GAP with coiled-coil, ANK repeat and PH domain-containing protein 1 isoform X1, whose protein sequence is MTVKLDFEECLKDSPRFRASIELVEAQVSELETRLEKLLKLGTGLLESGRHYLAASRAFIVGICDLAHLGPPEPMMAECLEKFTVSLNHKLDSHAELLDATQHTLQQQIQTLVKEGLRGFREARRDFWRGAESLEAALTHNAEVPRRRAQEAEEAGAALRTARAGYRGRALDYALQINVIEDKRKFDIMEFALRLVEAQATHFQQGHEELSQLSQYRKELGAQLHQLVLNSAREKRDMEQRHVLLKQKELGGEEPEPSLREGPGGLVMEGHLFKRASNAFKTWSRRWFTIQSNQLVYQKKHKLDICPLITLSRQDPVTVVVDDLRLCTVKLCPDSERRFCFEVVSTSKSCLLQADSERLLQLWVSAVQSSIASAFSQARLDDSPRGPGQGPGHQAIGSAATLGCGGMARGREPGGAGHVVAQVQSVDGNAQCCDCREPAPEWASINLGVTLCIQCSGIHRSLGVHFSKVRSLTLDSWEPELVKLMCELGNVVINQIYEARVEAMAVKKPGPSCSRQEKEAWIHAKYVEKKFLTKLPEIRGRRGGRGPPRGQPPVPPKPSIRPRPGSLRSKPEPHSEDLGSLHPGALLFRASGHPPSLPTMADALAHGADVNWVNGGQENATPLIQATAANSLLACEFLLQNGANVNQADSRGRGPLHHATILGHTGLACLFLKRGADLGARDSEGRDPLTIAMETANADIVTLLRLAKMREAEAAQGQAGDETYLDIFRDFSLMASDDPEKLSRRSHDLHTL, encoded by the exons CG AGCCTCTATTGAGCTGGTGGAAGCCCAAGTGTCAGAATTGGAGACCCGTCTGGAAAAG CTCCTGAAACTGGGCACTGGTCTCCTGGAAAGTGGGCGCCATTACCTTGCTGCCAGCCGTGCCTTCATTGTCGGCATTTGTGACCTAGCCCACCTGGGTCCACCAGAACCCATGATGGCG GAGTGTCTGGAAAAATTCACCGTGAGCCTGAACCACAAGCTGGACAGCCATGCA GAGCTTCTAGATGCTACCCAACACACACTGCAGCAGCAGATCCAGACCCTGGTCAAGGA AGGTCTTCGGGGTTTCCGAGAGGCTCGCCGGGATTTCTGGCGGGGGGCTGAGAGCCTGGAGGCTGCCCTGACCCACAACGCAGAGGTTCCCAGGCGccgggcccaggaggcagaagaggCAGGAGCTGCTTTGAGGACGGCGCGAGCTGGGTACCGGGGACGGGCACTGGATTATGCCCTGCAG ATCAATGTGATTGAGGACAAGAGGAAGTTTGACATCATGGAGTTT GCGCTGCGTTTGGTGGAAGCCCAGGCTACCCATTTCCAGCAGGGCCACGAGGAGCTGAGCCAGCTGTCCCAGTATCGAAAGGAGCTGGGCGCCCAG TTGcaccagctggtcttgaattctgcACGAGAGAAGAGGGACATGGAGCAGAGACACGTGCTGCTGAAACAGAAG GAGCTGGGTGGGGAGGAGCCAGAACCAAGCTTAAGAGAGGGGCCTGGTGGCCTGGTGATGGAAGGACATCTCTTCAAACGGGCCAGCAACGCATTTAAGACCTGGAGCAG ACGCTGGTTCACCATTCAGAGCAACCAACTGGTTTACCAGAAGAAGCACAAG CTGGACATCTGCCCCCTTATCACCTTATCCCGCCAGGACCCTGTGACTGTGGTGGTGGATGACCTTCGTCTCTGCACAGTGAAACTCTGCCCTGACTCAGAAAGGCGGTTCTGCTTTGAGGTGGTGTCCACCAGCAA GTCCTGCCTCCTCCAGGCTGACTCAGAGCGCCTCCTGCAGCTGTGGGTCAGTGCTGTGCAGAGCAGCATCGCTTCTGCCTTCAGTCAGGCTCGCCTTGATGACAGCCCCCGGGGTCCAGGCCAG gGCCCGGGACACCAGGCCATAGGCTCTGCTGCCACCCTGGGCTGTGGTGGAATGGCCAGGGGAAGGGAGCCTGGGGGAGCCGGGCACGTGGTGGCACAGGTCCAGAGTGTGGATGGCAATGCCCAGTGCTGCGACTGCCGGGAGCCAGCCCCGGAGTGGGCCAGCATCAACCTTGGTGTCACCCTCTGCATTCAGTGTTCTGGCATCCACAG GAGCCTTGGTGTTCACTTCTCCAAAGTCCGGTCTCTGACCCTTGACTCATGGGAGCCAGAACTAGTGAAG CTCATGTGTGAGCTGGGAAATGTCGTCATCAACCAGATCTATGAGGCCCGTGTGGAGGCCATGGCAGTGAAGAAACCAGGGCCCAGCTGCTCCCG GCAGGAGAAGGAGGCCTGGATTCATGCTAAATATGTGGAGAAGAAGTTCCTGACCAAGCTGCCTGAGATTCGAGGGCGAAGAGGTGGCCGGGGGCCCCCAAGGGGGCAGCCTCCTGTGCCCCCAAAGCCTTCCATCAGGCCCCGGCCAGGGAGCTTGAGATCCAAGCCAG AGCCCCACTCTGAGGACCTGGGAAGCCTGCACCCCGGGGCCTTGCTGTTTCGAGCGTCTGGGCATCCTCCATCTCTTCCCACCATGGCTGATGCCCTTGCCCATGGAGCTGATGTCAACTGGGTCAATGGGGGCCAAGAGAATGCCACGCCGCTGATCCAGGCCACAGCTGCT AATTCTCTTCTGGCCTGTGAGTTTCTCCTCCAGAACGGGGCGAATGTGAACCAAGCAGACAGTAGGGGCCGGGGCCCGCTGCACCACGCAACCATTCTTGGCCACACAGG CCTCGCCTGCCTGTTCCTGAAACGGGGGGCTGATCTGGGGGCTCGAGACTCTGAAGGCAGGGACCCTCTGACCATCGCCATGGAAACAGCCAACGCTGACATCGTCACCCT GCTACGACTGGCAAAGATGAGGGAGGCTGAAGCGGCCCAGGGGCAGGCAG gaGATGAGACGTATCTTGACATCTTCCGCGACTTCTCCCTCATGGCGTCAGACGACCCGGAGAAGCTGAGCCGGCGCAGTCACGACCTCCACACGCTGTGA
- the ACAP1 gene encoding arf-GAP with coiled-coil, ANK repeat and PH domain-containing protein 1 isoform X2, which produces MTVKLDFEECLKDSPRFRASIELVEAQVSELETRLEKLLKLGTGLLESGRHYLAASRAFIVGICDLAHLGPPEPMMAECLEKFTVSLNHKLDSHAELLDATQHTLQQQIQTLVKEGLRGFREARRDFWRGAESLEAALTHNAEVPRRRAQEAEEAGAALRTARAGYRGRALDYALQINVIEDKRKFDIMEFALRLVEAQATHFQQGHEELSQLSQYRKELGAQLHQLVLNSAREKRDMEQRHVLLKQKELGGEEPEPSLREGPGGLVMEGHLFKRASNAFKTWSRRWFTIQSNQLVYQKKHKDPVTVVVDDLRLCTVKLCPDSERRFCFEVVSTSKSCLLQADSERLLQLWVSAVQSSIASAFSQARLDDSPRGPGQGPGHQAIGSAATLGCGGMARGREPGGAGHVVAQVQSVDGNAQCCDCREPAPEWASINLGVTLCIQCSGIHRSLGVHFSKVRSLTLDSWEPELVKLMCELGNVVINQIYEARVEAMAVKKPGPSCSRQEKEAWIHAKYVEKKFLTKLPEIRGRRGGRGPPRGQPPVPPKPSIRPRPGSLRSKPEPHSEDLGSLHPGALLFRASGHPPSLPTMADALAHGADVNWVNGGQENATPLIQATAANSLLACEFLLQNGANVNQADSRGRGPLHHATILGHTGLACLFLKRGADLGARDSEGRDPLTIAMETANADIVTLLRLAKMREAEAAQGQAGDETYLDIFRDFSLMASDDPEKLSRRSHDLHTL; this is translated from the exons CG AGCCTCTATTGAGCTGGTGGAAGCCCAAGTGTCAGAATTGGAGACCCGTCTGGAAAAG CTCCTGAAACTGGGCACTGGTCTCCTGGAAAGTGGGCGCCATTACCTTGCTGCCAGCCGTGCCTTCATTGTCGGCATTTGTGACCTAGCCCACCTGGGTCCACCAGAACCCATGATGGCG GAGTGTCTGGAAAAATTCACCGTGAGCCTGAACCACAAGCTGGACAGCCATGCA GAGCTTCTAGATGCTACCCAACACACACTGCAGCAGCAGATCCAGACCCTGGTCAAGGA AGGTCTTCGGGGTTTCCGAGAGGCTCGCCGGGATTTCTGGCGGGGGGCTGAGAGCCTGGAGGCTGCCCTGACCCACAACGCAGAGGTTCCCAGGCGccgggcccaggaggcagaagaggCAGGAGCTGCTTTGAGGACGGCGCGAGCTGGGTACCGGGGACGGGCACTGGATTATGCCCTGCAG ATCAATGTGATTGAGGACAAGAGGAAGTTTGACATCATGGAGTTT GCGCTGCGTTTGGTGGAAGCCCAGGCTACCCATTTCCAGCAGGGCCACGAGGAGCTGAGCCAGCTGTCCCAGTATCGAAAGGAGCTGGGCGCCCAG TTGcaccagctggtcttgaattctgcACGAGAGAAGAGGGACATGGAGCAGAGACACGTGCTGCTGAAACAGAAG GAGCTGGGTGGGGAGGAGCCAGAACCAAGCTTAAGAGAGGGGCCTGGTGGCCTGGTGATGGAAGGACATCTCTTCAAACGGGCCAGCAACGCATTTAAGACCTGGAGCAG ACGCTGGTTCACCATTCAGAGCAACCAACTGGTTTACCAGAAGAAGCACAAG GACCCTGTGACTGTGGTGGTGGATGACCTTCGTCTCTGCACAGTGAAACTCTGCCCTGACTCAGAAAGGCGGTTCTGCTTTGAGGTGGTGTCCACCAGCAA GTCCTGCCTCCTCCAGGCTGACTCAGAGCGCCTCCTGCAGCTGTGGGTCAGTGCTGTGCAGAGCAGCATCGCTTCTGCCTTCAGTCAGGCTCGCCTTGATGACAGCCCCCGGGGTCCAGGCCAG gGCCCGGGACACCAGGCCATAGGCTCTGCTGCCACCCTGGGCTGTGGTGGAATGGCCAGGGGAAGGGAGCCTGGGGGAGCCGGGCACGTGGTGGCACAGGTCCAGAGTGTGGATGGCAATGCCCAGTGCTGCGACTGCCGGGAGCCAGCCCCGGAGTGGGCCAGCATCAACCTTGGTGTCACCCTCTGCATTCAGTGTTCTGGCATCCACAG GAGCCTTGGTGTTCACTTCTCCAAAGTCCGGTCTCTGACCCTTGACTCATGGGAGCCAGAACTAGTGAAG CTCATGTGTGAGCTGGGAAATGTCGTCATCAACCAGATCTATGAGGCCCGTGTGGAGGCCATGGCAGTGAAGAAACCAGGGCCCAGCTGCTCCCG GCAGGAGAAGGAGGCCTGGATTCATGCTAAATATGTGGAGAAGAAGTTCCTGACCAAGCTGCCTGAGATTCGAGGGCGAAGAGGTGGCCGGGGGCCCCCAAGGGGGCAGCCTCCTGTGCCCCCAAAGCCTTCCATCAGGCCCCGGCCAGGGAGCTTGAGATCCAAGCCAG AGCCCCACTCTGAGGACCTGGGAAGCCTGCACCCCGGGGCCTTGCTGTTTCGAGCGTCTGGGCATCCTCCATCTCTTCCCACCATGGCTGATGCCCTTGCCCATGGAGCTGATGTCAACTGGGTCAATGGGGGCCAAGAGAATGCCACGCCGCTGATCCAGGCCACAGCTGCT AATTCTCTTCTGGCCTGTGAGTTTCTCCTCCAGAACGGGGCGAATGTGAACCAAGCAGACAGTAGGGGCCGGGGCCCGCTGCACCACGCAACCATTCTTGGCCACACAGG CCTCGCCTGCCTGTTCCTGAAACGGGGGGCTGATCTGGGGGCTCGAGACTCTGAAGGCAGGGACCCTCTGACCATCGCCATGGAAACAGCCAACGCTGACATCGTCACCCT GCTACGACTGGCAAAGATGAGGGAGGCTGAAGCGGCCCAGGGGCAGGCAG gaGATGAGACGTATCTTGACATCTTCCGCGACTTCTCCCTCATGGCGTCAGACGACCCGGAGAAGCTGAGCCGGCGCAGTCACGACCTCCACACGCTGTGA
- the ACAP1 gene encoding arf-GAP with coiled-coil, ANK repeat and PH domain-containing protein 1 isoform X6, with the protein MMAVYGGGLRGFREARRDFWRGAESLEAALTHNAEVPRRRAQEAEEAGAALRTARAGYRGRALDYALQINVIEDKRKFDIMEFALRLVEAQATHFQQGHEELSQLSQYRKELGAQLHQLVLNSAREKRDMEQRHVLLKQKELGGEEPEPSLREGPGGLVMEGHLFKRASNAFKTWSRRWFTIQSNQLVYQKKHKLDICPLITLSRQDPVTVVVDDLRLCTVKLCPDSERRFCFEVVSTSKSCLLQADSERLLQLWVSAVQSSIASAFSQARLDDSPRGPGQGPGHQAIGSAATLGCGGMARGREPGGAGHVVAQVQSVDGNAQCCDCREPAPEWASINLGVTLCIQCSGIHRSLGVHFSKVRSLTLDSWEPELVKLMCELGNVVINQIYEARVEAMAVKKPGPSCSRQEKEAWIHAKYVEKKFLTKLPEIRGRRGGRGPPRGQPPVPPKPSIRPRPGSLRSKPEPHSEDLGSLHPGALLFRASGHPPSLPTMADALAHGADVNWVNGGQENATPLIQATAANSLLACEFLLQNGANVNQADSRGRGPLHHATILGHTGLACLFLKRGADLGARDSEGRDPLTIAMETANADIVTLLRLAKMREAEAAQGQAGDETYLDIFRDFSLMASDDPEKLSRRSHDLHTL; encoded by the exons ATGATGGCGGTATACGGAGG AGGTCTTCGGGGTTTCCGAGAGGCTCGCCGGGATTTCTGGCGGGGGGCTGAGAGCCTGGAGGCTGCCCTGACCCACAACGCAGAGGTTCCCAGGCGccgggcccaggaggcagaagaggCAGGAGCTGCTTTGAGGACGGCGCGAGCTGGGTACCGGGGACGGGCACTGGATTATGCCCTGCAG ATCAATGTGATTGAGGACAAGAGGAAGTTTGACATCATGGAGTTT GCGCTGCGTTTGGTGGAAGCCCAGGCTACCCATTTCCAGCAGGGCCACGAGGAGCTGAGCCAGCTGTCCCAGTATCGAAAGGAGCTGGGCGCCCAG TTGcaccagctggtcttgaattctgcACGAGAGAAGAGGGACATGGAGCAGAGACACGTGCTGCTGAAACAGAAG GAGCTGGGTGGGGAGGAGCCAGAACCAAGCTTAAGAGAGGGGCCTGGTGGCCTGGTGATGGAAGGACATCTCTTCAAACGGGCCAGCAACGCATTTAAGACCTGGAGCAG ACGCTGGTTCACCATTCAGAGCAACCAACTGGTTTACCAGAAGAAGCACAAG CTGGACATCTGCCCCCTTATCACCTTATCCCGCCAGGACCCTGTGACTGTGGTGGTGGATGACCTTCGTCTCTGCACAGTGAAACTCTGCCCTGACTCAGAAAGGCGGTTCTGCTTTGAGGTGGTGTCCACCAGCAA GTCCTGCCTCCTCCAGGCTGACTCAGAGCGCCTCCTGCAGCTGTGGGTCAGTGCTGTGCAGAGCAGCATCGCTTCTGCCTTCAGTCAGGCTCGCCTTGATGACAGCCCCCGGGGTCCAGGCCAG gGCCCGGGACACCAGGCCATAGGCTCTGCTGCCACCCTGGGCTGTGGTGGAATGGCCAGGGGAAGGGAGCCTGGGGGAGCCGGGCACGTGGTGGCACAGGTCCAGAGTGTGGATGGCAATGCCCAGTGCTGCGACTGCCGGGAGCCAGCCCCGGAGTGGGCCAGCATCAACCTTGGTGTCACCCTCTGCATTCAGTGTTCTGGCATCCACAG GAGCCTTGGTGTTCACTTCTCCAAAGTCCGGTCTCTGACCCTTGACTCATGGGAGCCAGAACTAGTGAAG CTCATGTGTGAGCTGGGAAATGTCGTCATCAACCAGATCTATGAGGCCCGTGTGGAGGCCATGGCAGTGAAGAAACCAGGGCCCAGCTGCTCCCG GCAGGAGAAGGAGGCCTGGATTCATGCTAAATATGTGGAGAAGAAGTTCCTGACCAAGCTGCCTGAGATTCGAGGGCGAAGAGGTGGCCGGGGGCCCCCAAGGGGGCAGCCTCCTGTGCCCCCAAAGCCTTCCATCAGGCCCCGGCCAGGGAGCTTGAGATCCAAGCCAG AGCCCCACTCTGAGGACCTGGGAAGCCTGCACCCCGGGGCCTTGCTGTTTCGAGCGTCTGGGCATCCTCCATCTCTTCCCACCATGGCTGATGCCCTTGCCCATGGAGCTGATGTCAACTGGGTCAATGGGGGCCAAGAGAATGCCACGCCGCTGATCCAGGCCACAGCTGCT AATTCTCTTCTGGCCTGTGAGTTTCTCCTCCAGAACGGGGCGAATGTGAACCAAGCAGACAGTAGGGGCCGGGGCCCGCTGCACCACGCAACCATTCTTGGCCACACAGG CCTCGCCTGCCTGTTCCTGAAACGGGGGGCTGATCTGGGGGCTCGAGACTCTGAAGGCAGGGACCCTCTGACCATCGCCATGGAAACAGCCAACGCTGACATCGTCACCCT GCTACGACTGGCAAAGATGAGGGAGGCTGAAGCGGCCCAGGGGCAGGCAG gaGATGAGACGTATCTTGACATCTTCCGCGACTTCTCCCTCATGGCGTCAGACGACCCGGAGAAGCTGAGCCGGCGCAGTCACGACCTCCACACGCTGTGA
- the ACAP1 gene encoding arf-GAP with coiled-coil, ANK repeat and PH domain-containing protein 1 isoform X3 produces MTVKLDFEECLKDSPRFRASIELVEAQVSELETRLEKLLKLGTGLLESGRHYLAASRAFIVGICDLAHLGPPEPMMAECLEKFTVSLNHKLDSHAVSRGRGLRGFREARRDFWRGAESLEAALTHNAEVPRRRAQEAEEAGAALRTARAGYRGRALDYALQINVIEDKRKFDIMEFALRLVEAQATHFQQGHEELSQLSQYRKELGAQLHQLVLNSAREKRDMEQRHVLLKQKELGGEEPEPSLREGPGGLVMEGHLFKRASNAFKTWSRRWFTIQSNQLVYQKKHKLDICPLITLSRQDPVTVVVDDLRLCTVKLCPDSERRFCFEVVSTSKSCLLQADSERLLQLWVSAVQSSIASAFSQARLDDSPRGPGQGPGHQAIGSAATLGCGGMARGREPGGAGHVVAQVQSVDGNAQCCDCREPAPEWASINLGVTLCIQCSGIHRSLGVHFSKVRSLTLDSWEPELVKLMCELGNVVINQIYEARVEAMAVKKPGPSCSRQEKEAWIHAKYVEKKFLTKLPEIRGRRGGRGPPRGQPPVPPKPSIRPRPGSLRSKPEPHSEDLGSLHPGALLFRASGHPPSLPTMADALAHGADVNWVNGGQENATPLIQATAANSLLACEFLLQNGANVNQADSRGRGPLHHATILGHTGLACLFLKRGADLGARDSEGRDPLTIAMETANADIVTLLRLAKMREAEAAQGQAGDETYLDIFRDFSLMASDDPEKLSRRSHDLHTL; encoded by the exons CG AGCCTCTATTGAGCTGGTGGAAGCCCAAGTGTCAGAATTGGAGACCCGTCTGGAAAAG CTCCTGAAACTGGGCACTGGTCTCCTGGAAAGTGGGCGCCATTACCTTGCTGCCAGCCGTGCCTTCATTGTCGGCATTTGTGACCTAGCCCACCTGGGTCCACCAGAACCCATGATGGCG GAGTGTCTGGAAAAATTCACCGTGAGCCTGAACCACAAGCTGGACAGCCATGCAGTAAGCAGGGGAAG AGGTCTTCGGGGTTTCCGAGAGGCTCGCCGGGATTTCTGGCGGGGGGCTGAGAGCCTGGAGGCTGCCCTGACCCACAACGCAGAGGTTCCCAGGCGccgggcccaggaggcagaagaggCAGGAGCTGCTTTGAGGACGGCGCGAGCTGGGTACCGGGGACGGGCACTGGATTATGCCCTGCAG ATCAATGTGATTGAGGACAAGAGGAAGTTTGACATCATGGAGTTT GCGCTGCGTTTGGTGGAAGCCCAGGCTACCCATTTCCAGCAGGGCCACGAGGAGCTGAGCCAGCTGTCCCAGTATCGAAAGGAGCTGGGCGCCCAG TTGcaccagctggtcttgaattctgcACGAGAGAAGAGGGACATGGAGCAGAGACACGTGCTGCTGAAACAGAAG GAGCTGGGTGGGGAGGAGCCAGAACCAAGCTTAAGAGAGGGGCCTGGTGGCCTGGTGATGGAAGGACATCTCTTCAAACGGGCCAGCAACGCATTTAAGACCTGGAGCAG ACGCTGGTTCACCATTCAGAGCAACCAACTGGTTTACCAGAAGAAGCACAAG CTGGACATCTGCCCCCTTATCACCTTATCCCGCCAGGACCCTGTGACTGTGGTGGTGGATGACCTTCGTCTCTGCACAGTGAAACTCTGCCCTGACTCAGAAAGGCGGTTCTGCTTTGAGGTGGTGTCCACCAGCAA GTCCTGCCTCCTCCAGGCTGACTCAGAGCGCCTCCTGCAGCTGTGGGTCAGTGCTGTGCAGAGCAGCATCGCTTCTGCCTTCAGTCAGGCTCGCCTTGATGACAGCCCCCGGGGTCCAGGCCAG gGCCCGGGACACCAGGCCATAGGCTCTGCTGCCACCCTGGGCTGTGGTGGAATGGCCAGGGGAAGGGAGCCTGGGGGAGCCGGGCACGTGGTGGCACAGGTCCAGAGTGTGGATGGCAATGCCCAGTGCTGCGACTGCCGGGAGCCAGCCCCGGAGTGGGCCAGCATCAACCTTGGTGTCACCCTCTGCATTCAGTGTTCTGGCATCCACAG GAGCCTTGGTGTTCACTTCTCCAAAGTCCGGTCTCTGACCCTTGACTCATGGGAGCCAGAACTAGTGAAG CTCATGTGTGAGCTGGGAAATGTCGTCATCAACCAGATCTATGAGGCCCGTGTGGAGGCCATGGCAGTGAAGAAACCAGGGCCCAGCTGCTCCCG GCAGGAGAAGGAGGCCTGGATTCATGCTAAATATGTGGAGAAGAAGTTCCTGACCAAGCTGCCTGAGATTCGAGGGCGAAGAGGTGGCCGGGGGCCCCCAAGGGGGCAGCCTCCTGTGCCCCCAAAGCCTTCCATCAGGCCCCGGCCAGGGAGCTTGAGATCCAAGCCAG AGCCCCACTCTGAGGACCTGGGAAGCCTGCACCCCGGGGCCTTGCTGTTTCGAGCGTCTGGGCATCCTCCATCTCTTCCCACCATGGCTGATGCCCTTGCCCATGGAGCTGATGTCAACTGGGTCAATGGGGGCCAAGAGAATGCCACGCCGCTGATCCAGGCCACAGCTGCT AATTCTCTTCTGGCCTGTGAGTTTCTCCTCCAGAACGGGGCGAATGTGAACCAAGCAGACAGTAGGGGCCGGGGCCCGCTGCACCACGCAACCATTCTTGGCCACACAGG CCTCGCCTGCCTGTTCCTGAAACGGGGGGCTGATCTGGGGGCTCGAGACTCTGAAGGCAGGGACCCTCTGACCATCGCCATGGAAACAGCCAACGCTGACATCGTCACCCT GCTACGACTGGCAAAGATGAGGGAGGCTGAAGCGGCCCAGGGGCAGGCAG gaGATGAGACGTATCTTGACATCTTCCGCGACTTCTCCCTCATGGCGTCAGACGACCCGGAGAAGCTGAGCCGGCGCAGTCACGACCTCCACACGCTGTGA